From Acidihalobacter aeolianus, a single genomic window includes:
- the ubiA gene encoding 4-hydroxybenzoate octaprenyltransferase: MADTNPLLAALRPGHPLRERLWQYALLVRANRPIGALLLVWPMLWCLWIAADGRPDPWVLVVFLAGTWVMRSAGCAINDFADRDFDGHVARTRQRPLAAGRIRPIEAIGVFLALSLVAFLLVLSMNRETVYLSFGGVALAASYPFMKRFHHLPQVHLGAAFGWAVPMAWTAQTGAWPSPLAWLIFIAAVLWATIYDTMYAMADREDDLKIGLKSTAILFGDADRLIIGVLQVMMMVALYLIGRDAHLGWPYALALVVAAGMFVYQQLLIAYRVPEFCFRAFMHNNWFGFTVFAGIVLSYLLRA, encoded by the coding sequence ATGGCCGACACCAACCCTCTACTCGCCGCACTCCGGCCGGGACATCCGCTCCGCGAGCGCCTGTGGCAGTATGCGCTGCTCGTGCGCGCCAATCGCCCGATCGGCGCGCTGCTGCTGGTCTGGCCCATGCTCTGGTGCCTGTGGATCGCCGCCGACGGCCGCCCCGATCCCTGGGTGCTCGTGGTGTTTCTCGCCGGCACCTGGGTGATGCGCTCGGCCGGCTGCGCGATCAACGACTTCGCCGACCGCGACTTCGACGGCCACGTCGCCCGTACCCGCCAACGCCCGCTGGCCGCCGGCCGCATCCGCCCCATCGAGGCGATCGGCGTGTTCCTGGCGCTCAGCCTGGTCGCCTTCCTGCTGGTGCTGAGCATGAACCGGGAGACGGTGTACCTCTCCTTCGGCGGGGTCGCGCTGGCGGCGAGCTATCCCTTCATGAAGCGCTTTCACCACCTGCCCCAGGTGCATCTCGGCGCCGCCTTCGGCTGGGCCGTGCCCATGGCCTGGACCGCACAGACCGGCGCATGGCCCAGCCCGCTCGCCTGGCTGATCTTCATCGCCGCGGTACTGTGGGCGACCATCTACGACACCATGTACGCCATGGCCGACCGCGAGGACGATCTCAAGATCGGGCTCAAGTCGACGGCCATCCTGTTCGGCGACGCCGACCGGCTGATCATCGGCGTGCTGCAGGTAATGATGATGGTCGCGCTCTATCTGATCGGTCGCGACGCGCATCTGGGCTGGCCCTACGCCCTCGCCCTGGTCGTGGCAGCGGGCATGTTCGTCTACCAGCAACTGCTCATCGCCTATCGCGTGCCCGAATTCTGCTTCCGCGCCTTCATGCACAACAACTGGTTCGGTTTCACAGTATTCGCCGGCATCGTCCTGTCCTATCTGCTGCGTGCCTGA
- a CDS encoding ComF family protein → MDHGSARRLWGGFLERLYPQVCALCGDAGQPGLDLCVGCEADLPRVEQACPSCGRPLPAEAAGSVCGRCVRRPPPYAAVYAPYRYAPPVDRLIAEFKFRGRLANARLLGELFRRAAVADGRRPPPLLIPVPLHTARLRGRGYNQSLELARELARHFGVRVEAFGVRRQRATPPQMTLPARRRRANVRGVFAMRRGRRLSGSVAIVDDVMTTGATVEELARVLRRAGASRVEVWSFARAGQARSR, encoded by the coding sequence ATGGATCATGGGTCGGCACGCAGGCTGTGGGGTGGTTTCCTGGAGCGGCTGTATCCGCAGGTTTGCGCGTTGTGCGGCGACGCCGGTCAGCCCGGCCTCGACTTGTGTGTGGGTTGCGAGGCCGATCTGCCACGGGTGGAGCAGGCCTGTCCGTCTTGCGGCAGACCCTTGCCGGCGGAGGCGGCGGGCAGCGTGTGCGGCCGCTGCGTACGCCGACCTCCGCCCTACGCCGCGGTCTACGCCCCATACCGCTATGCGCCACCGGTCGACCGGCTGATAGCGGAGTTCAAGTTTCGCGGCAGGCTCGCCAATGCCCGTCTGCTCGGCGAGCTGTTCCGGCGTGCGGCCGTGGCCGATGGGCGACGCCCGCCGCCGTTGCTGATCCCGGTTCCGCTGCATACGGCCCGCCTGCGCGGGCGCGGCTACAACCAGTCGCTGGAGCTGGCACGCGAGCTGGCACGCCATTTCGGGGTGCGGGTCGAGGCGTTCGGCGTGCGCCGTCAGCGGGCCACGCCGCCGCAGATGACGCTCCCGGCCCGCCGCCGGCGCGCCAACGTGCGCGGGGTCTTCGCGATGCGGCGCGGGCGGCGTCTGAGCGGGTCGGTGGCGATCGTCGACGACGTGATGACCACCGGGGCCACGGTCGAGGAACTGGCCCGCGTGCTGCGCCGTGCGGGTGCCAGTCGCGTGGAGGTGTGGAGCTTTGCGCGTGCCGGTCAGGCACGCAGCAGATAG
- the bioB gene encoding biotin synthase BioB — protein MHTTRHDWAIEEIETLFDQPFNDLLFAAQQTHREHFDPNAVQVSSLLSIKTGACPEDCAYCPQSAHHHTELERERLLPLEEVVAEARAAKAKGATRFCMGAAWRNPTDRNLERVAEMVSAVRAEGLETCVTLGMLEARQAERLKAAGLDYYNHNLDTSPEFYGRIITTRVYEDRLNTLAHVREAGISVCTGGIVGMGESRRDRARLLQQLANLPRHPESVPINNLVQVEGTPLHGIEAIDPLEFVRTIAAARLLMPQSHVRLSAGRLDMSDELQALCFLAGANSIFYGEKLLTTDNPEADRDRELFRRLGIHAAPAHRGTAETASAQRA, from the coding sequence ATGCACACGACCCGCCACGACTGGGCGATCGAAGAGATCGAAACCCTGTTCGACCAGCCCTTCAACGACCTGCTTTTCGCGGCTCAGCAGACCCACCGCGAGCACTTCGACCCCAACGCCGTACAGGTCAGCAGCCTGCTCTCGATCAAGACCGGCGCCTGCCCCGAGGACTGCGCCTATTGTCCGCAGAGCGCACACCACCACACCGAACTGGAACGCGAGCGCCTCCTCCCGCTGGAAGAAGTCGTGGCCGAGGCGCGCGCGGCCAAGGCCAAGGGCGCGACCCGCTTCTGCATGGGCGCGGCCTGGCGCAACCCCACCGACCGCAACCTCGAACGCGTCGCGGAGATGGTCTCGGCCGTCCGTGCGGAAGGGCTGGAGACCTGTGTGACCCTCGGCATGCTTGAGGCCCGTCAGGCCGAACGCCTGAAGGCCGCCGGCCTCGACTACTACAACCACAACCTCGACACCTCGCCCGAGTTCTACGGCAGGATCATCACCACCCGCGTCTACGAGGACCGCCTGAACACCCTCGCACACGTACGCGAGGCCGGCATCAGCGTGTGCACCGGCGGCATCGTCGGCATGGGCGAGTCGCGCCGCGATCGCGCCCGCCTGCTGCAGCAGCTCGCCAATCTCCCGCGTCATCCCGAATCGGTGCCGATCAACAATCTGGTGCAGGTCGAGGGCACGCCGCTGCATGGCATCGAGGCAATCGATCCGCTCGAATTCGTACGCACCATCGCCGCCGCCCGTCTGTTGATGCCGCAGAGCCACGTACGCCTCTCCGCCGGGCGCCTGGACATGAGCGACGAGCTGCAGGCCCTGTGCTTCCTCGCCGGCGCCAACTCAATCTTCTACGGCGAAAAGCTGTTGACCACGGACAACCCCGAAGCGGATCGCGACCGCGAACTGTTCCGCCGGCTAGGCATTCACGCCGCGCCGGCCCACCGCGGAACCGCCGAAACCGCGTCCGCGCAACGGGCCTGA
- the bioF gene encoding 8-amino-7-oxononanoate synthase: MFDLHQRLEARRAAGLQRFRRQVEGPAGPLQRIDGREILSFCSNDYLGLAGHPAIAEALRRGSLAYGTGSGSAHLINGHSRAHHALEEALAEFVGRPRALLFSTGYMANLGTVAALVGRGDSVVEDRLNHASLIDAGTLSGAKRLRYAHADVDSARRQLSRAEGDTLLLTDGVFSMDGDVAPLPALVEAARECGAWLMVDDAHGIGVHGSGGRGTLARYGLGQQDAPVLMGTLGKALGTAGAFVAGDEDLIEYLIGAARTYLFTTAMPAALAEATLQALTLAREEEWRRERLSELIVRLRGGAAALGLTLMPSDTPIQPILIGDSAQALAVADALWAQGILVPAIRPPTVAEGQARLRITLSAAHEPEQVDRLLETLAAVLASPVGSVAADAT; encoded by the coding sequence ATGTTCGACCTGCACCAGCGGCTGGAGGCGCGTCGCGCCGCCGGACTGCAACGCTTCCGCCGTCAGGTCGAAGGACCAGCCGGACCGCTGCAGCGCATCGACGGACGCGAGATCCTGAGCTTCTGCAGCAACGACTACCTCGGCCTCGCCGGCCATCCGGCAATCGCCGAGGCGCTGCGTCGCGGCAGCCTCGCCTACGGCACCGGCAGCGGCTCGGCGCACCTCATCAACGGGCACTCACGCGCACACCACGCGCTCGAGGAAGCGCTGGCCGAATTCGTCGGCCGGCCGCGCGCGCTGCTCTTTTCCACCGGCTACATGGCCAACCTGGGGACGGTTGCCGCCCTGGTCGGCCGCGGCGACAGCGTGGTCGAGGACCGCCTGAACCACGCCTCGCTGATCGACGCCGGCACGCTCTCCGGAGCGAAACGTTTACGCTACGCCCACGCCGATGTCGACTCCGCCCGCCGCCAGCTCTCCCGCGCGGAAGGCGACACCCTGCTGCTCACCGACGGCGTGTTCAGCATGGACGGCGACGTCGCCCCGCTGCCCGCCCTGGTAGAGGCCGCACGCGAATGCGGCGCCTGGCTGATGGTGGACGACGCCCACGGCATCGGCGTACACGGATCCGGCGGGCGCGGCACCCTGGCCCGCTACGGCCTGGGTCAGCAAGACGCCCCGGTGTTGATGGGCACCCTCGGCAAGGCCCTCGGCACCGCCGGCGCCTTCGTCGCCGGCGACGAGGACTTGATCGAATACCTGATCGGCGCGGCCCGCACCTACCTGTTCACGACCGCAATGCCCGCCGCACTCGCCGAGGCGACACTGCAGGCGTTGACGCTGGCGCGCGAGGAGGAATGGCGCCGCGAACGCCTTAGCGAACTGATCGTCCGCCTGCGCGGCGGCGCCGCGGCGCTCGGCCTGACGCTGATGCCCTCGGACACGCCCATCCAGCCCATCCTCATCGGCGACAGCGCACAGGCGCTGGCAGTCGCGGACGCGCTGTGGGCGCAGGGCATCCTCGTGCCCGCCATCCGTCCACCCACGGTCGCGGAAGGCCAGGCGCGGCTGCGCATCACCCTGAGCGCCGCACACGAACCCGAGCAGGTGGACCGCCTGCTCGAAACCCTGGCCGCCGTCCTCGCCTCGCCCGTCGGTTCGGTCGCCGCCGACGCTACATGA
- the radC gene encoding RadC family protein, which produces MGIKDWPAGERPRERLLARGAESLGDADLLAIFLRTGVRGKSAVDLARELLAEFGGLRPLLAAPREDFCRGKGLGEAKYVQLQAVLEMARRYLWEELERGGTIDGPDAAGRYLAARLRDRPSEAFACLFLDGRHRVIACEELFQGTIDGASVHPREVVRRALHHNAAALIVAHNHPSGVADPSAADEAITRRLREALALVDVRLLDHLVVGETVVSLADRGLM; this is translated from the coding sequence ATGGGCATCAAAGACTGGCCTGCCGGCGAGCGACCACGTGAGCGTCTGCTCGCACGTGGCGCGGAATCGCTGGGCGACGCCGACCTGCTGGCAATCTTTCTGCGTACCGGGGTACGCGGCAAAAGTGCGGTCGACCTTGCCCGCGAGCTGCTGGCCGAATTCGGCGGCTTGCGCCCGCTGCTTGCGGCGCCGCGAGAGGATTTTTGCCGCGGCAAGGGACTAGGCGAGGCGAAATACGTGCAATTGCAGGCGGTGCTGGAGATGGCGCGGCGGTATTTGTGGGAGGAACTCGAACGCGGTGGGACGATCGACGGTCCTGACGCTGCCGGGCGCTATCTGGCCGCGCGTCTGCGTGACCGGCCGAGCGAGGCCTTCGCCTGCCTGTTTCTCGACGGGCGGCATCGTGTCATTGCCTGCGAGGAGCTGTTCCAGGGCACCATCGACGGTGCCAGCGTGCACCCGCGGGAGGTCGTGCGTCGTGCGTTGCATCACAATGCCGCGGCGCTGATCGTGGCGCACAACCACCCCTCCGGCGTGGCCGACCCGAGTGCCGCCGACGAGGCGATCACGCGCCGGCTGCGCGAGGCCCTCGCCCTGGTCGACGTGCGCCTGCTCGATCATCTGGTGGTTGGCGAAACGGTGGTATCGCTCGCCGACCGCGGGCTCATGTAG
- a CDS encoding Crp/Fnr family transcriptional regulator, whose product MVPENMHLLEYIKGSPITQDLTPSDCEVLEGIMGLRQVGEGDVVLREGETDHTLYVVAEGRIRVVQEVARGEPLVLHVMGPGGLCGEMGFVDGAPHSATLITECDSVLLSLERSALESLVQSHPHVVYHVMRAIVRLGHQVLKRMNHHHLEMNKYITQAGGYS is encoded by the coding sequence ATGGTCCCCGAAAACATGCATTTGCTCGAATATATCAAGGGTTCGCCCATAACCCAGGACCTCACGCCTTCCGATTGCGAAGTGCTTGAAGGCATCATGGGTCTGCGCCAGGTCGGCGAAGGCGATGTGGTGCTGCGCGAAGGCGAGACGGATCACACCCTCTACGTGGTCGCCGAGGGGCGTATCCGGGTGGTGCAGGAAGTGGCGCGCGGCGAGCCGCTGGTGCTGCACGTGATGGGTCCTGGCGGACTCTGCGGCGAGATGGGCTTCGTCGACGGCGCGCCGCATTCGGCCACGCTGATCACCGAGTGCGATTCGGTGCTGCTGTCGCTGGAGCGTTCGGCCCTCGAGTCCCTCGTTCAATCGCATCCACATGTCGTCTATCACGTGATGCGCGCGATCGTGCGTCTCGGTCACCAGGTACTCAAGCGCATGAACCATCATCACCTTGAGATGAACAAATACATCACACAAGCGGGCGGATATTCCTGA